A genome region from Rhizobium sp. ACO-34A includes the following:
- a CDS encoding catalase HPII: MSATDKAENARKSLKIHDQKLDAGPGGDLHQIADDKTPTMTTAQGGPVSDDLNTLKVGDRGPTLIEDFHFREKIFHFDHERIPERVVHARGYGAHGYFETTKSLSEYTRADIFQRVGEKTPVFVRFSTVAGSKGSFDLARDVRGFAVKIYTKEGNWDLVGNNIPVFFIQDAIRFPDMVHAVKEEPDRAFPQAQSAHDNFWDFISLTPESMHMIMWVMSDRAIPRSFRFMEGFGVHTFRLVNDKDESTFVKFIWKPKLGLQSVVWNEAVKINGADPDFHRRDLWTAIQAGDFPEWELCVQLFDQNFADSFDFDVLDPTKLIPEEVIKPIPVGRLVLDRMPDNFFAETEQVAFMTQNVPPGIDFSNDPLLQGRNFSYLDTQLKRLGSPNFTHIPINAPKCPFHHFQQDGHMAMRNPVGRANYQPNSWDEGPRPDPRRGFRSFAAQEDGQKDRLRPESFADHYSQARQFYLSQTAVEQKHIAMALTFELSKVETPVIRERVVSHLLNIDMSLAETVADKLGIRKMPKAADTAVPVRDDLSPSPALSIIGNCPDSFKGRKIGVLVGNGSDAQMLTGIRQAAEKEGAVVELVAPTVGGFETSSGNWMEADHMIDGGPSVLFDAVALVLSEETANRLIGEATARDFVADAFAHCKFIGFTAGAMPLLAKAGVEVDMDEGLIPLDNAKAASDFIISCRKLRLWAREDAVKL; this comes from the coding sequence GTGTCAGCCACCGACAAAGCCGAAAATGCGCGAAAGTCACTCAAGATTCATGACCAGAAGCTCGACGCCGGCCCAGGCGGAGATCTTCATCAGATTGCCGACGACAAGACACCGACCATGACCACCGCGCAGGGCGGGCCGGTTTCGGATGACCTTAATACGCTCAAGGTCGGTGATCGAGGTCCAACGCTGATAGAGGATTTCCATTTCCGTGAGAAGATCTTTCACTTCGATCATGAACGTATTCCCGAACGCGTGGTTCATGCACGGGGCTACGGCGCGCATGGCTATTTCGAGACGACAAAGTCCCTCAGCGAATATACGCGCGCAGACATTTTCCAACGGGTTGGCGAGAAGACGCCAGTCTTCGTCCGTTTTTCCACGGTCGCCGGATCGAAGGGTTCGTTCGACCTTGCCCGCGACGTGCGCGGCTTTGCCGTCAAGATATACACCAAGGAAGGCAACTGGGATCTCGTCGGCAATAATATTCCCGTCTTCTTCATCCAGGATGCGATCCGGTTTCCCGATATGGTCCATGCCGTCAAGGAGGAGCCGGACCGGGCTTTCCCACAGGCCCAGTCAGCCCATGACAATTTCTGGGACTTCATCAGCCTGACACCTGAATCCATGCACATGATCATGTGGGTCATGTCGGATCGCGCAATTCCGCGCTCCTTCCGCTTCATGGAAGGTTTTGGCGTTCATACGTTCCGCCTCGTGAACGACAAGGACGAGTCGACTTTCGTCAAATTCATCTGGAAGCCGAAGCTCGGTCTCCAATCGGTTGTCTGGAACGAGGCGGTCAAGATCAACGGTGCGGATCCAGACTTCCATCGGCGCGATCTGTGGACCGCCATCCAAGCCGGGGACTTCCCGGAATGGGAACTGTGCGTGCAGCTCTTCGATCAGAACTTCGCCGACAGTTTTGATTTCGATGTGCTCGACCCGACGAAGCTGATTCCGGAAGAAGTCATCAAGCCAATCCCGGTCGGACGGCTGGTGCTGGATCGTATGCCGGACAATTTCTTCGCCGAGACCGAGCAGGTCGCATTCATGACGCAGAACGTGCCGCCCGGCATCGACTTTTCGAACGATCCACTGCTTCAGGGGCGTAATTTCTCCTATCTCGACACGCAGTTGAAGCGGTTGGGCAGCCCCAACTTCACGCATATTCCGATCAATGCGCCAAAGTGTCCGTTCCATCATTTCCAGCAGGACGGGCATATGGCCATGCGCAACCCCGTCGGGCGGGCAAACTACCAGCCCAACTCCTGGGACGAAGGGCCGAGGCCTGATCCCAGGCGCGGGTTCCGGTCGTTTGCAGCACAGGAAGACGGGCAGAAAGATCGCCTTAGGCCGGAGAGCTTCGCCGACCATTACAGTCAAGCGCGGCAATTCTATCTGAGCCAGACTGCTGTGGAGCAGAAGCATATCGCCATGGCGCTGACCTTCGAACTGTCGAAGGTGGAAACGCCTGTGATCCGCGAGCGTGTTGTATCCCACCTGCTCAACATCGACATGAGCCTTGCCGAAACGGTCGCCGACAAGCTCGGCATTCGCAAGATGCCGAAGGCCGCGGATACGGCTGTTCCAGTGCGCGATGATCTGTCGCCATCTCCGGCGCTGAGCATCATCGGGAACTGTCCGGACAGTTTCAAGGGCCGCAAGATCGGCGTCCTGGTCGGCAATGGTTCAGATGCCCAGATGCTCACCGGTATCCGGCAGGCCGCGGAAAAGGAAGGCGCAGTGGTGGAATTGGTCGCGCCAACGGTCGGAGGTTTCGAAACATCCAGCGGTAATTGGATGGAGGCCGACCATATGATTGACGGCGGTCCATCCGTATTGTTTGACGCGGTAGCCCTTGTGTTATCTGAAGAAACGGCCAACCGGCTTATCGGCGAGGCCACGGCGCGG
- a CDS encoding SAM-dependent methyltransferase → MALMFPRLARNFARNGYFPTDEPTLERALAALVPAEGPMNIIDPCAGEGVAVAEAAHVLGRDLVSAYAVEFDAERARHARGLVDHCIHGDLMDTLISRQSFGLLWLNPPYGDLPKDDNGLYRHQIQGRPRLEKLFYQRSLPLLQYGGVLVFIIPHYTLDDEVVGWLTRHFTGLRVYRGVETQFKQVVIFGKRVRQRELVNAAAKSARDRLLQVGAGEIEAEELPAEWPFDPYTVPAVQAEPEQFHRVSIEPEQFAAEIHRLQGLWPSLDTHLGASQQSLRPPARALSQWHLALALAAGAISGVVRSPSGKVMIVKGDTHKEKSQTMEYTERDDGSLAEVRILTDRFVPIIRAWDMTPGSPTRGQVLTIR, encoded by the coding sequence ATGGCTCTCATGTTCCCCCGGCTTGCGCGGAATTTCGCGCGAAACGGCTACTTTCCCACCGATGAACCGACGCTCGAGCGGGCCCTTGCCGCCCTCGTGCCGGCAGAGGGACCGATGAACATCATCGACCCCTGCGCCGGCGAAGGTGTCGCCGTTGCCGAAGCCGCTCACGTTCTCGGCCGCGATCTGGTTTCCGCCTATGCCGTTGAATTCGACGCCGAGCGCGCCAGGCACGCCCGCGGTCTTGTGGATCATTGCATCCATGGCGACCTGATGGACACGTTGATTTCCAGGCAGTCGTTCGGCCTTCTCTGGCTCAACCCGCCCTATGGCGATCTCCCGAAGGACGACAATGGCCTCTACCGCCACCAGATCCAGGGCCGCCCGAGGCTGGAAAAGCTTTTCTACCAGCGCAGCCTGCCGCTCCTTCAATATGGCGGCGTGCTCGTCTTCATCATCCCGCACTACACGCTCGACGACGAGGTGGTCGGCTGGCTCACCCGCCACTTTACCGGATTGCGCGTCTACCGTGGAGTGGAAACGCAGTTCAAGCAGGTGGTGATCTTCGGCAAGCGCGTTCGCCAGCGTGAACTGGTCAACGCCGCCGCCAAATCCGCCCGCGACCGTCTGTTACAGGTCGGTGCGGGGGAAATCGAAGCGGAGGAACTGCCGGCCGAATGGCCGTTCGATCCGTACACTGTTCCGGCAGTGCAGGCCGAACCGGAGCAGTTCCACCGCGTCTCGATCGAGCCGGAGCAATTCGCCGCCGAGATCCATCGCCTGCAAGGACTCTGGCCTTCGCTCGACACGCATCTCGGCGCCTCGCAGCAATCGTTGCGGCCGCCGGCGCGCGCCCTGTCTCAATGGCATCTCGCCCTGGCGCTCGCCGCCGGTGCGATCTCCGGCGTCGTGCGATCGCCGTCCGGCAAGGTCATGATCGTCAAGGGCGACACCCACAAGGAAAAGTCCCAGACCATGGAATATACCGAGCGCGACGACGGCTCCCTCGCCGAAGTCCGCATCCTCACCGACAGGTTTGTCCCCATCATCAGGGCATGGGACATGACACCAGGCTCCCCGACACGGGGCCAGGTGCTCACCATCCGCTGA
- a CDS encoding alpha/beta hydrolase, with the protein MAYVTTRDGVEIFYKDWGPKDAQPIVFHHGWPLSSDDWDAQMLFFLSKGYRVVAHDRRGHGRSAQVADGHDMDHYAADAFAVVEALDLKNAVHIGHSTGGGEVARYVARHGQPAGRVAKAVLVSAVPPLMLKTDANPEGLPIEVFDGFRAALAANRAQFFRDVPAGPFYGFNREGATVQEGVIQNWWRQGMMGGAKAHYDGIKAFSETDQTEDLKAITVPTLVLHGEDDQIVPIVASALKSSKLLRNGTLKTYPGFSHGMLTVNADVLNADLLAFVNE; encoded by the coding sequence ATGGCTTATGTTACCACCAGGGACGGCGTTGAAATCTTCTACAAGGACTGGGGTCCGAAGGACGCACAGCCGATCGTTTTCCATCACGGCTGGCCGTTGTCGTCGGACGACTGGGACGCGCAGATGCTGTTTTTCCTTTCGAAAGGCTATCGCGTCGTCGCCCATGACCGTCGCGGCCACGGGCGCTCCGCCCAGGTGGCGGACGGCCATGACATGGACCACTACGCCGCCGACGCCTTTGCTGTGGTCGAAGCGCTCGACCTGAAGAATGCCGTTCACATCGGTCACTCGACGGGCGGCGGTGAAGTTGCCCGCTACGTAGCCAGACATGGCCAGCCCGCCGGGCGGGTGGCCAAGGCGGTTCTCGTTTCCGCAGTGCCGCCGCTGATGCTGAAGACGGACGCCAACCCGGAAGGTCTGCCGATTGAAGTGTTTGACGGTTTCCGTGCAGCGCTTGCCGCCAACCGCGCCCAGTTCTTCCGCGATGTTCCGGCCGGTCCGTTCTACGGTTTCAACCGCGAGGGCGCCACGGTTCAGGAAGGCGTGATCCAGAACTGGTGGCGTCAGGGCATGATGGGCGGCGCCAAGGCTCATTACGACGGCATCAAGGCCTTCTCCGAAACCGACCAGACGGAAGACCTGAAGGCGATCACCGTTCCGACGCTTGTGCTGCATGGCGAAGACGACCAGATCGTGCCGATTGTGGCTTCGGCGTTGAAATCCTCGAAGCTTCTGCGCAACGGCACGCTCAAGACATATCCCGGCTTCTCGCACGGCATGCTGACCGTCAATGCAGATGTGCTGAATGCCGACCTTCTTGCCTTCGTGAACGAATGA